The Aeromicrobium yanjiei genome includes a region encoding these proteins:
- a CDS encoding MaoC family dehydratase produces MPRVFDSLDKFKAAAGEELGTSEWLTVTQEQINTFADATGDHQWIHVDPERAAQGPFGGTIAHGYLTLSLLPVFGSQIYDIRGLAFGMNYGANKVRFPSPVPVGSRLRATATLVDTKDIAIGTQVIINFVIEREGADKPVCIAEVVYVMAGE; encoded by the coding sequence ATGCCCCGTGTGTTCGACAGTCTCGACAAGTTCAAGGCCGCCGCCGGTGAGGAGCTCGGCACCAGCGAGTGGCTCACGGTGACCCAGGAGCAGATCAACACGTTCGCCGACGCGACCGGCGACCACCAGTGGATCCACGTCGATCCCGAGCGCGCTGCCCAGGGCCCGTTCGGCGGGACGATCGCCCACGGCTACCTCACGCTGTCGCTGCTGCCGGTCTTCGGCTCGCAGATCTACGACATCCGCGGCCTGGCGTTCGGCATGAACTACGGAGCCAACAAGGTGCGCTTCCCCAGCCCGGTCCCGGTCGGCTCGCGGCTGCGCGCCACCGCGACGCTGGTCGACACCAAGGACATCGCGATCGGCACGCAGGTGATCATCAACTTCGTGATCGAGCGCGAGGGTGCCGACAAGCCCGTCTGCATCGCCGAGGTCGTCTACGTCATG